The following proteins are encoded in a genomic region of Leptospira langatensis:
- the arsS gene encoding arsenosugar biosynthesis radical SAM (seleno)protein ArsS (Some members of this family are selenoproteins.) — MKSLLARGSELASPKEQLRILSEVSSRKGLPLFEEKLQEIGSFPLRPTGIDILQVNVGKLCNQSCKHCHVDAAPDRKEVMSKETMQECLVALASPNITTLDITGGAPEMNPNFKWFVEEASKLGKKILVRCNLTIVLAGEKYRGLPEFFAKHRVEVISSLPYFQKRRTDAQRGEGVFDRSVQALQKLNEIGYGIPGSGLILNLVYNPGGAFLPGGQSTLESDFKRELKQHFGVEFNSLFALTNMPISRFLEFLLESGNLDSYLEKLVTTFNPSAAAGVMCRNTLSVGWDGSLYDCDFNQMLDMQLEGEVTKISDFNQASLDARAIRLEQHCYGCTAGAGSSCGGSLA, encoded by the coding sequence GGATCCTATCAGAGGTTTCTTCTCGTAAAGGACTTCCTTTATTCGAGGAGAAACTACAGGAGATCGGATCATTTCCTCTTCGTCCTACGGGAATAGACATCTTACAAGTCAATGTAGGAAAACTTTGTAATCAGAGTTGCAAGCATTGCCATGTGGACGCGGCTCCGGATAGAAAGGAAGTCATGTCCAAGGAGACCATGCAGGAATGCCTGGTTGCATTAGCAAGTCCTAATATTACAACCTTAGATATTACGGGTGGAGCTCCCGAGATGAACCCGAACTTTAAGTGGTTCGTAGAAGAGGCTTCCAAACTAGGCAAAAAGATCCTGGTCCGTTGCAATCTCACCATCGTTCTCGCCGGAGAGAAGTATAGGGGTCTTCCTGAGTTTTTTGCTAAGCATAGAGTCGAAGTTATCTCGAGCCTTCCCTATTTCCAAAAACGTAGAACGGACGCTCAAAGAGGGGAAGGCGTATTCGACCGTTCCGTCCAAGCATTACAGAAATTGAATGAAATAGGTTATGGGATCCCTGGTTCCGGTCTGATCCTGAATTTGGTGTACAATCCTGGAGGTGCCTTTCTGCCTGGAGGACAATCCACTTTGGAATCCGACTTTAAGAGAGAGCTGAAGCAACACTTCGGTGTAGAATTCAATTCTTTATTCGCTCTTACGAATATGCCGATTAGCCGTTTTCTGGAATTTCTTTTGGAAAGCGGGAATTTGGACTCCTATCTGGAGAAGCTTGTGACTACTTTCAATCCGTCCGCTGCGGCCGGGGTCATGTGCAGGAATACTCTTAGCGTGGGTTGGGATGGTAGTCTCTACGATTGCGATTTTAATCAAATGCTCGACATGCAATTAGAAGGGGAAGTGACCAAGATCTCCGATTTCAATCAGGCCAGTCTGGATGCGAGAGCAATTCGTTTGGAACAACATTGCTATGGTTGTACTGCGGGGGCGGGTTCTTCTTGCGGGGGATCCTTGGCCTAA